The sequence below is a genomic window from Candidatus Nanopelagicales bacterium.
GCGGGGTGATGCTGGCTGTCGTCGTCGCCGCGTGGTGGTTCCTGCCGGTGTGGACCGGGGAGACGATCCCGTACGAGATGTGGAAGTTGCGCATGTGGATGCCGACCTGGGTGTGAGCCCCGCCGCGCGACCCACCGACCGGGTGCTGCTGGCCGCCCTGGTCGCGCTCACCGTCGTCAGCGGGGTCGTCGACGCCGTCAGCTTCCTCGCGCTGGGCCGCGTCTTCACCGCGAACATGACCGGCAACGTGGTGATGCTCGGTTTCGCCGCCGCGGGGGTGGAGGGGTTCTCCGTCGCTGCCAGCCTCACCTCGGTGACGGCGTTCGTGGCGGGCGCGCTGGTGGGGGGTCGCCTGGCCGGTCGGCCGGGTGACCGGCGCACCCGTCTGGTCGCCGCGCTGGTCGGGGAGGCCGTGCTGGTGGCCGCAGCGGCGGCCCTGGCGCTGTCGGTCCCCGACGTCGGGACCGGCTGGGCCCGACTGGCGTGCATCGCGCTGCTCGCCCTGGCGATGGGCTCCCGCAACGCCGCCCTGCGGCGGCTGGCGCTGGGGGACGTCGCCACCACGGTCCTGACGTCGACGCTGACCGGGCTGGCGGCGGACTCGTCGCTGGCCGGCGGGGACAGCCGCTCCGCCGGGCGCCGGCTGGCCGCGGTGCTGGCGCTGGCGGCCGGGGCGGCGGCCGGGGCGTGGCTGCTGCTGCGGCACGGGCCCGGCCCGGTGCTCCTGGTCGCCGCG
It includes:
- a CDS encoding YoaK family protein, which gives rise to MSPAARPTDRVLLAALVALTVVSGVVDAVSFLALGRVFTANMTGNVVMLGFAAAGVEGFSVAASLTSVTAFVAGALVGGRLAGRPGDRRTRLVAALVGEAVLVAAAAALALSVPDVGTGWARLACIALLALAMGSRNAALRRLALGDVATTVLTSTLTGLAADSSLAGGDSRSAGRRLAAVLALAAGAAAGAWLLLRHGPGPVLLVAAALTAATALATALAAALTGRPARPATPRTPRTPSAE